From one Triticum urartu cultivar G1812 chromosome 3, Tu2.1, whole genome shotgun sequence genomic stretch:
- the LOC125549311 gene encoding NAC domain-containing protein 18-like, with protein sequence MEEQEINLAVAGVGEVKEGLEESFEPTEDELVLHFLRPQLRGFAPRVAGAVVEADPCAATPWELLARHGLLRRGHGYFFAARRRRGKRAQARRTPEGGGGAWMHSGNREDRRSVTELGVVARWSMTRYCFYARDWAQGRRSTGWVMSEYEITDPRCYRRADDGEEDHYWVLCHVRRSVRKNLKPRSRRP encoded by the coding sequence ATGGAGGAGCAGGAGATAAATCTGGCCGTCGCCGGCGTAGGGGAGGTGAAGGAGGGGCTGGAGGAGTCGTTCGAGCCGACGGAGGACGAGCTGGTGCTGCACTTCCTGCGGCCGCAGCTGCGCGGGTTCGCGCCGCGCGTGGCGGGCGCGGTGGTGGAGGCGGACCCGTGCGCGGCGACCCCCTGGGAGCTGCTGGCGCGGCACGGCCTGCTGCGGCGCGGGCACGGCTACTTCTtcgcggcgcggcggcggcgcgggaagCGCGCCCAGGCGCGGCGCACCccggagggcggcggcggcgcgtggatGCACAGCGGCAACAGGGAGGACCGCCGGTCCGTGACGGAGCTGGGCGTGGTGGCGCGCTGGTCCATGACGCGCTACTGCTTCTACGCCCGCGACTGGGCGCAGGGGCGGCGGAGCACCGGGTGGGTCATGTCCGAGTACGAGATCACGGACCCGCGGTGCTACCGGCGCGCCGACGACGGCGAGGAGGACCACTACTGGGTGCTCTGCCACGTCCGCCGGAGCGTCAGGAAGAACCTCAAGCCGCGCTCCCGGAGGCCGTAG
- the LOC125546079 gene encoding CST complex subunit STN1-like, giving the protein MDSLHLVHVKLLAADLLTLTPRHTSPASFVRCGRTVARAEVVGIVVSRDRREKFLRFLVDDGTGCIPCVLWLNHRYLNANSSSDSDPTGEMALKMSEVVRLGTLLRVRGRIVMYRGAIQIAARDVVLEEDPNVEVLHWLQCVHMAKECYDLPLPSA; this is encoded by the coding sequence ATGGACTCCCTTCATCTTGTGCACGTCAAGCTTCTGGCTGCCGACCTTCTCACGCTCACCCCCCGACATACATCGCCGGCTTCCTTTGTTCGCTGTGGCCGTACAGTTGCTCGTGCCGAGGTTGTCGGGATCGTTGTTTCACGTGACCGCAGGGAGAAGTTTCTCCGCTTCCTGGTTGATGATGGCACTGGCTGTATACCGTGTGTCCTGTGGTTGAACCACCGGTACCTGaatgcaaacagttcatccgattCTGATCCAACTGGAGAGATGGCATTGAAAATGTCGGAGGTGGTACGCCTGGGCACCCTGTTGAGGGTTCGTGGGAGGATTGTCATGTACCGTGGTGCAATTCAGATTGCTGCTAGAGACGTGGTTCTAGAGGAGGACCCTAATGTGGAGGTTCTACATTGGTTGCAGTGCGTTCACATGGCCAAGGAATGTTATGATTTGCCACTACCTTCTGCTTGA
- the LOC125546080 gene encoding CST complex subunit STN1-like: protein MDSLHLVHVKLLAADLLTLTPRHTSLPSFVRSGRTVARAEVVGVVVSRDRREKFLRFLVDDGTGCVPCVLWLNHQYLNANSSSDSDPTGEMASKMSEVVRLGTLLRVRGRIVMYRGAIQIAARDVVLEEDPNMEVLHWLQCIHMAKECYDLPLPSA, encoded by the coding sequence ATGGACTCCCTTCATCTTGTGCACGTCAAGCTTCTGGCTGCCGATCTCCTCACGCTAACCCCCCGACATACATCGCTGCCTTCCTTTGTTCGCTCAGGCCGTACAGTTGCTCGTGCCGAGGTTGTTGGGGTCGTTGTTTCACGTGACCGCAGGGAGAAGTTTCTCCGCTTCCTGGTTGATGATGGCACTGGCTGTGTACCATGTGTCCTGTGGCTGAACCACCAATACCTGAATGCAAACAGTTCGTCCGATTCTGATCCAACTGGAGAGATGGCATCGAAAATGTCGGAGGTGGTACGCCTGGGCACCCTGTTGAGGGTTCGTGGGAGGATTGTCATGTACCGTGGCGCAATTCAGATTGCTGCTAGAGACGTAGTTCTAGAGGAGGACCCTAATATGGAGGTCCTACATTGGTTGCAGTGTATTCACATGGCCAAAGAATGTTATGATTTACCACTACCTTCTGCTTGA
- the LOC125546078 gene encoding F-box protein At5g49610-like: MVDAARVTAPPPDGSLPDEITIWEILVRLPPKSLLRCRAVCRAWRSATSTRRFLLAHNALQPTLPLLYGYNFVGDEVESLDIIPFHQRAGAGELQLRPVARLAQDSDFHHLEACCDGLLVLSFRNTSVRDWRFAVCNPATRQYAPLPLAYGSGVEYSLLGMYPHTPTGDYRLLMFRDSVSMHHQLVPDAAQDGSYIFTLGSGQPPRHIGFLEAEVLTFTFGSLLFRGSLHWRPPGNMIMVFDTTTELFWQMRAPAVPPGHAKLFQMDEMLGMSGFNDAATTIDIWVAQDYESEVWACKYRVDFSVAELTLRFGKFDESSWVVVMPSDGDVFLLVNFGEWLLQLDIGGKLVATFHRRGLGPANLRLKQTLVQHTFFPILEGYVTNSPPFI; this comes from the coding sequence ATGGTGGATGCCGCAAGAGTGACAGCGCCGCCTCCCGACGGCAGCCTCCCGGACGAGATCACCATCTGGGAGATCCTCGTCCGGCTGCCCCCCAAATCGCTCCTCCGCTGCCGCGCCGTCTGCCGCGCCTGGCGCAGCGCCACCTCCACCCGCCGCTTCCTCCTAGCCCACAACGCCCTCCAGCCCACCCTCCCCCTCCTCTACGGCTACAACttcgtcggcgacgaggtcgagtcCCTCGACATCATCCCCTTCCACCAGCGGGCAGGCGCCGGCGAGCTCCAGCTCCGGCCCGTCGCGCGGCTTGCGCAAGACTCCGACTTCCACCATCTGGAGGCCTGTTGCGACGGCCTCCTCGTCCTCTCCTTCCGCAACACCAGCGTCCGTGACTGGCGCTTCGCCGTCTGCAACCCCGCGACTCGTCAGTACGCTCCCCTCCCGTTGGCTTATGGCTCCGGCGTCGAGTACTCGCTCTTGGGGATGTACCCACACACCCCCACCGGCGACTACCGACTGTTGATGTTCCGGGACTCGGTATCGATGCATCATCAACTGGTACCTGACGCCGCTCAAGACGGCTCCTACATCTTCACGTTAGGCTCCGGCCAGCCACCGAGGCACATAGGGTTCCTCGAAGCGGAGGTGCTGACATTCACCTTTGGGTCTCTCCTGTTTCGTGGTAGCCTGCATTGGCGCCCACCAGGCAACATGATAATGGTGTTCGACACCACGACTGAGTTGTTCTGGCAGATGCGCGCTCCGGCTGTTCCTCCTGGCCATGCTAAGTTGTTTCAGATGGATGAAATGCTTGGCATGTCCGGCTTTAATGATGCAGCGACAACCATTGATATCTGGGTGGCGCAGGACTACGAGAGCGAGGTCTGGGCCTGCAAATACCGGGTAGACTTCTCAGTTGCAGAGCTCACTCTGCGGTTTGGAAAGTTTGACGAAAGTTCTTGGGTGGTGGTCATGCCTTCGGATGGTGATGTGTTCCTACTGGTCAATTTTGGTGAGTGGCTACTTCAGCTTGACATTGGTGGCAAGTTGGTCGCTACTTTCCATCGCAGAGGCCTCGGTCCTGCAAATCTTCGTCTCAAGCAAACTCTTGTTCAACACACCTTCTTTCCAATACTAGAGGGTTATGTTACCAACTCTCCGCCTTTCATCTGA
- the LOC125546077 gene encoding G-type lectin S-receptor-like serine/threonine-protein kinase B120 — protein sequence MWTGELIDVEKGRTIGYENLYLRLAALSSKGRKSIVIKVIPAISASVLLILLLACLVWFRKLKGKHDKEGRSKRLIMGGLRISDGLGEETHELPFISFEEIVAATNNFSMSNLLGEGGFGKVYKGLLRGNKEVAVKRLSRGSGQGAIEFSNEVVVIAKLQHKNLVRLVCYCVQGDEKLLIYEYQPNKSLDTFLLNSEKKSMLHWPTRFNIIKGVARGLLYLHQDSRLMIIHRDLKTSNILLDGDMNPKISDFGMARIFGGDEQQANTNRVVGTYGYMSPEYAMEGLFSVKSDVYSFGVLLLETVSGLRISSTENIKEFPNLIIYAWSLWKEGLAMDLVDPSVPEGCSNEDVLCCIHVGLLCVQDDPDARPLMSTVVSTLESRSTPLARPDKPLYFSQRNKAAKRADYGEDSVDMEALTVLEGR from the exons ATGTGGACCGGGGAGCTGATTGATGTGGAGAAGGGTCGCACCATCGGCTATGAGAACCTGTATCTCCGCCTTGCTGCCTTGTCAA GCAAAGGGCGAAAGAGCATCGTAATAAAAGTTATACCAGCAATTTCAGCAAGTGTGTTGCTGATACTTCTATTGGCATGCCTTGTATGGTTCCGCAAGCTTAAAG GCAAACATGACAAGGAAGGAAGATCAAAGAGACTGATAATGGGGGGTTTGCGCATTAGTGATGGACTTGGAGAGGAAACTCATGAACTTCCATTTATTAGCTTCGAGGAAATAGTTGCTGCAACAAACAACTTCTCTATGTCCAATTTACTTGGAGAAGGCGGCTTTGGCAAAGTTTACAAG GGGCTCTTACGTGGCAACAAAGAAGTTGCTGTTAAAAGGCTGAGTAGAGGTTCTGGGCAGGGGGCAATAGAGTTCAGTAATGAAGTAGTTGTGATTGCTAAACTGCAACACAAGAACCTTGTAAGGCTTGTCTGTTATTGTGTGCAGGGTGATGAAAAGCTACTTATTTATGAGTATCAACCAAACAAAAGCCTTGACACCTTCCTTTTGA ATTCTGAAAAGAAGTCAATGCTCCACTGGCCGACACGATTCAATATAATAAAAGGAGTGGCTAGGGGGCTACTCTATCTCCATCAAGATTCaagactgatgataattcatagGGATCTGAAAACAAGCAACATTTTGCTAGATGGAGATATGAATCCCAAGATATCTGATTTTGGCATGGCAAGAATCTTTGGTGGAGATGAGCAACAGGCGAACACTAACCGAGTTGTCGGAACATA CGGTTATATGTCTCCAGAATATGCAATGGAAGGCCTCTTTTCTGTTAAGTCTGATGTCTATAGCTTTGGAGTGTTGCTCTTGGAAACTGTAAGTGGTCTAAGGATTAGCTCAACCGAGAACATCAAGGAGTTCCCCAACCTTATAATATAT GCATGGAGTCTATGGAAGGAAGGGTTAGCAATGGATTTGGTGGATCCTTCAGTTCCAGAGGGCTGCTCGAATGAAGACGTTTTGTGTTGCATCCATGTTGGGCTCTTGTGTGTTCAGGATGATCCGGATGCCAGACCACTCATGTCAACCGTTGTATCAACCTTGGAGAGTAGAAGCACACCACTTGCAAGGCCTGATAAGCCACTGTATTTTTCTCAGAGAAATAAGGCAGCAAAGAGAGCAGACTACGGTGAGGACTCTGTGGATATGGAAGCCCTTACAGTACTGGAGGGGCGATAG